TTCTGCTTGGTTTTCTGCTGGTTCATGTAGAACAGCACGCCGTTGATGCCCAGTAGCACCAGAATTAGCGCCACAATCAGCAGGATACGGTTGTTGTTCTTCGGCGCGGGGCTGTGGTCTTGTTCCATAGGAAAACAGGGTTAAGTGAGGTCCGGACAGTCCGGGACGAGATTGTACCTTTGGGGCAAAAATAACGGACTTCTGTACCCAGGCAAGCCCCAAGGTACAATGCCGCCGCATTATGTCACCAGAAGCACCCTTGGATGCCGCCTACTGGCAGCAACGCTACGCCGCCGGCCACACCGGCTGGGACGCGGGCCAGATAACGCCGCCACTCTTGAATTATTTTGTGCAGCTTGGACTTCCTGATGCCCGCCGCATTCTGATTCCGGGTGCCGGGCGGGCCTATGAAGCTGAGTATCTGCACCGTCAGGACTGGCCCAATATTTTCGTGGCCGACGTAGCGACGGCGCCGCTGCACGACCTACGCCAGCGCGTACCCGACTTCCCGGCGGAGCATCTGCTACTCGAGGATTTTTTTCAACTGGCCCCCACGCCGCCCTACGATTTGCTGGTGGAGCAGACGTTTTTTTGCGCCCTCGACCCCAGTCTGCGCCCAGCCTACGCCCGGCAGTGCGCCCAGTTGCTGCGGCCTGGTGGCACGCTCGTGGGCTTGCTCTTCGACACCGAGTTCAGCCAGCCTGGTCCGCCCTTCGGTGGGTCGCGGGAGGAGTACCGGCCTTATTTCGAGCCCTACTTTGAGTTTGTGCACTTTGACACGGCTACTAATTCCATTAAGCCCCGGCAGGGGCGGGAACTGTTCATCTGTCTGCGCCGGAAGTAAGGCTTCTTTTCTTTTTTCTCACTTGCTTGCGTACCGGCAGCTCACGCGCGGCGCAAGCTGAACCGCAGGAAAACGTAGTTAAGCGTACGCTATATGATTAATTCTCTTGCCCGCGCCCTGCCGCACTTCCGCCACACCGACTCGGGGCAGTTTTTTCTGATGGCTGGTCCCTGCGTGATTGAGGGCGAAGACATGGCCCTGCGCATTGCCGAGCAGGTACGCACCCTCTGCGACCGGCTCCAGATTCCATATATCTTCAAGGGCTCCTACCGCAAAGCCAACCGCAGCCGCCTCGACTCGTTCACCGGCATCGGCGACGAAACGGCCCTGCGCATCCTACAGAAAGTAGGCCGCGAAATCGGCGTGCCCACCGTCACCGACATCCACGAGTCGGACGAGGCAGCCTTGGCGGCCGAGTACGTGGACGTGCTGCAGATTCCGGCCTTCCTGTGCCGGCAGACGGATTTGCTGGTGGCCGCCGCTCAGACCGGCAAGGTCGTCAACATCAAGAAAGGCCAGTTTCTGAGCGGCGAGTCCATGCAGTTTGCCGTGGACAAGGTGCAGCAGTCGGGTAATGAGCACGTCATCCTCACCGACCGGGGTAACTCCTTCGGCTATTCCGACCTGGTGGTGGACTTCCGCAACCTGCCGGCCATGCGCCGCTTCGGGGTGCCCGTGGTGATGGACGTAACCCACTCCCTGCAACAGCCCAACCAGGGCAGCGGCGTCACGGGCGGCCAGCCCCAGCTCATCGAAACCATTGCCAAAGCCGCCATTGCCGTGGGTGCCGACGGCCTGTTCATTGAAACCCACCCGACGCCCGCCACGGCCAAGTCGGACGGTGCTAACATGCTGGCCCTGGACCAGTTAGAGGCTCTACTGGTTAAGCTTACACGGGTGAGGGAGGCCGTGCGCTAAGTTTAGGCGGCTGAGTTACGGTTGGTTGCATTTGGTTTCAAAACAAAGCCTATATTTGTTTCGTTGGAAGCGAAAGTAGCAGAGAGCTTCCGCCCCCTGCTACCGTTTCCGCTTAGGGGCTGAAGAGCATATATAATCCTCCTACGCCTCCCAAAGCAGCCAAAACCTTCACTACGAAGGTTGTGGTAACCCGGATGGAGCAATGAAATTGCAGCCCTTCCAGGTCGGTACGTCTCAAGCCCATAACCAAGTGGATTTGAGGGTGGCCTAAACACCCTTCTTATCCTGAAGCCCGTGTTACCGCACGGGCTTCGCTGTTTGTTAAGCAGCCGTGTTGGCGGGGTGACAACCGTACGTTATGCCAAATATACTAGTAATCGTGCGGGAGTGTTAAGCCTGCTTGCTAAAAAAAATAGTAAACATATTGGCCTCCTGCTTACTGTTCAGGTTGATAACCGCCGGGTCTGTTCCAGCAACTGGTCCAGCCAGTAGTCAAACCGCAGGGTAAAATGCTGTTTAGGTAAGTTGCGGCGAAAGAACACAAGGCCCACGTAGAACAGGTCGATGGTGAGCGTAACGTCGGGGTGCTGACGGATGGTGCGCCAAGCCCGCTCCATTTCCGAGGACCAGTGAATGTCGTCGAGCACAAACAGGCTGTGCTCGTTGCGGTGCAGGTTGAGTTGCTCGAAGTAGCGCACCGTGGGCTCGTAGCGGTGGTTGCCGTCAAAGAAAGCAAAGTCTACGGGCGCTGATAGCGCCGCCAGGGTAGGGGCGAGGGTATCGTCCAGGTTACCCTCTACCAGCTCCACATTACGGAGGCCCAGCTCCGCGAAGGTCTGGCGGGCTACGGCGGCCGTTTGGGGGCAGCCCTCGAAGGTAACAACGCGGGCCCGCGAATCGGCCGAAGCCAGGTAAGCCGTGCTCAGGCCCAGGGAAGTGCCCAGCTCCAGCACCGTGCGCGGCTGCATGAAGTTGACCAGCCGAAACAAGAGCTGCCCCAGCCGGGGCGGCTTGGCAGCCGTGCGGGCAATGTCGCGCAGGTGGCGGGTGCGGCCCGCGCCGGTGTGGGAGCCCGCCCCAAAATCCCTTACCGTAATCGTGGTGTCGTCGGTGAGCAGCTGCTGGCGCCGGGCTTCCACAGCTTCGTAGGCCGCAAAATGGCCGTCGTGGTGGATGACGTGGGCGTACAACCCGAACACAAAGGGCGAGTGCAGCCCGTGAGCGTTGCCCGAGCGCCACAAAAAGCGCAGGTAGCTGAGAAGTTGGAAAAGCAAAACGGGCGCAGCTTGAGTAGAAAAGCGCAACGAAGATAGATGGAGCGCGAATTATAAAGCTCGCGCTACGCTACGGCTGGCTACAAACGTATCTTCGTTGGCCTGCGGCTCGTGCTACACCATAAAAAAGGCCACCCCAGCACGAAGCCAGGGCGGCCAAAACCTAATCACAAGCCAGCTTAGTTCAGCCGATACGGCACCACCAGCGTGAATTCCGGAATCTCAACGGCAAACTCGCTGCCATCCATGAGGCGCTCCATCTGGTAGGAGCCGCGCATCTTGCCCAGGCCCGACTTGAGGTTGCAGCCCGATACGTACTGGTGCGACTCGCCGGGCTCCAGCACGGGCTGCTGGCCCACTACGCCTTCGCCTTCCACTTCGCGCACCACGCCGTTGGCATCGTAGATGTACCAATGGCGCCGCAACAGCTTCACGGTAAACTCGCTATTGTTGCGGATATCAATTTTGTATGCAAAGACGTAATGCTCCTGGCCCGGACTCGAGTAGTCGGGCAGGTAGTTGGTGGTAACGCTGACGGTTACGCCCTGTGTCGTGGTTGTGTTCATGGCTCCTGGGTGTCCGGGTAGGGGAAAGCTAACAGCCGTATGCAGAATTTGGTTTATCTACGCAGCTGGCTTGCGTAAAGCCTTACCAACCCGAATAAAAAAATCCTGTCCTGTATGTCGGTAAAGATAGAAGAAAGCTGGCGCAAGGTACTAGCCGCCGAATTTGAAAAACCCTATTTCCAACACCTCATTGCCTTCGTAAAAGGCGAGTACGCTACGGCCACCGTCTACCCACCGGGCCCGCAGATTTTTCACGCCTTCGAGGCCTGCCCTTTCGAGCAAACCAAGGTGGTGATTCTGGGCCAAGACCCCTACCACGGCAAAGGACAAGCGCACGGGCTGAGCTTCTCGGTGGCCGAGGGGGTCCGGACGCCGCCTTCTTTGCAAAACATCTTCAAGGAGCTGCAAAGCGACCTGCCCGGCACGCCGCCTGCGCCCAACGGCAACCTCGACCGGTGGGCCCGGCAGGGGGTGCTGCTGCTCAACGCCACGCTCACCGTGCGGGCCGGGGAGCCCGGCAGCCACCAGAAGAAGGGCTGGGAGCAGTTCACCGACGTGGTAATTCAGAAAGTATCGGAGCAGAAAGAGCACGTGGTATTCATCCTCTGGGGCGCCTACGCCCAGAAGAAGGTGGAGCTGATTGACACCCGCAAGCACCTCGTGCTCAAAGCCGCCCACCCCTCACCCTACGCCGCCGACCGAGGTTTCTTCGGCTCCCGCCCCTTTAGCCAAACCAACGCGTATCTAGAGCAGCACGGCCTGGAGCCAATTCAGTGGTGAGTCGCGGATTGACGCGGATTAAGTTGATTTCGGATACGGCAGCAGTTGTCGGCACTGTTTTAAAGCGCGAAAGCGAGCTTGCGTAATGCAAGCTCGCTTTCGTTATAATCGTCAGCAAAATCCACGAATTCCAGTGAATCCGTGATTTAATGCACTAGATTGAACAGGCGGTTCCAGCGGATTTTCTGCAGAAACGAAGCATGCGGGTCCACCGACAGCCAGATGAGGACAGCTTTGCCTACAATGTGGTCCTCGGGCACGAAGCCCCAGAAGCGCGAGTCGAGGGAGTTGTGGCGGTTGTCGCCCATCATAAAGTAGTAGTTCTGCTTGAAGGTGTAGCTCTTCAGCGGCTGCCCGTTCTGCAGAATCTGCCCGGTGGTGGCGTCTACGCTCATGCCTTCGTTGTGCTCGTAGCGCAGAATGATTTTCTGGTAGATGGGCGAATTCTGAGGCGTGAGCTGCACAGTCTGGCCTTCTTTGGGAATGGGCAGGGGACCGTAGTTGTCCTTGTTCCAGGCGGGGAAAGGCGGGTTGGCCAGGGCCTGGCTGTAGGGCGAGTCGGGGTTGTTGGGGAACACCTCCTCAGGCTGACTGGCGGGCGTTTTCAGGTCCACGATTCCCTTCACGTAGGGCTGCTGCTTGAAGTAGTCGTAGGCCGCCTGGGTCATGTGCACGGTGTAGCCCAGGCCGTACTGCTGCGTTTGGATGGGGGAAGGCAGGCCGTCGGGCGTGTCGTAGTTGACTACCCCGAGCCGCCTAAAGGCAGCCAGCAGGTCGTCGTTGGGCTGGGGCACTTGCAGGAAGTAGCTGCTCTGCATACCCGGCGTGTTGGGTGCCGGCTGGCCGTTGATGTACACCTGGCCCTGCTTAACTTCGAGCACGTCGCCGGCCAGACCAATGCACCGCTTGATGTAGTTGGTGCGCAGGTCGGCGGGGTGCTCGGCCTCGAAGGGCACGTTGAACACCACCACGTCGT
This region of Hymenobacter sp. YIM 151500-1 genomic DNA includes:
- a CDS encoding TPMT family class I SAM-dependent methyltransferase → MSPEAPLDAAYWQQRYAAGHTGWDAGQITPPLLNYFVQLGLPDARRILIPGAGRAYEAEYLHRQDWPNIFVADVATAPLHDLRQRVPDFPAEHLLLEDFFQLAPTPPYDLLVEQTFFCALDPSLRPAYARQCAQLLRPGGTLVGLLFDTEFSQPGPPFGGSREEYRPYFEPYFEFVHFDTATNSIKPRQGRELFICLRRK
- a CDS encoding uracil-DNA glycosylase encodes the protein MSVKIEESWRKVLAAEFEKPYFQHLIAFVKGEYATATVYPPGPQIFHAFEACPFEQTKVVILGQDPYHGKGQAHGLSFSVAEGVRTPPSLQNIFKELQSDLPGTPPAPNGNLDRWARQGVLLLNATLTVRAGEPGSHQKKGWEQFTDVVIQKVSEQKEHVVFILWGAYAQKKVELIDTRKHLVLKAAHPSPYAADRGFFGSRPFSQTNAYLEQHGLEPIQW
- a CDS encoding O-methyltransferase produces the protein MLFQLLSYLRFLWRSGNAHGLHSPFVFGLYAHVIHHDGHFAAYEAVEARRQQLLTDDTTITVRDFGAGSHTGAGRTRHLRDIARTAAKPPRLGQLLFRLVNFMQPRTVLELGTSLGLSTAYLASADSRARVVTFEGCPQTAAVARQTFAELGLRNVELVEGNLDDTLAPTLAALSAPVDFAFFDGNHRYEPTVRYFEQLNLHRNEHSLFVLDDIHWSSEMERAWRTIRQHPDVTLTIDLFYVGLVFFRRNLPKQHFTLRFDYWLDQLLEQTRRLST
- the lepB gene encoding signal peptidase I — encoded protein: MAVQSWEKYLENQKPTATPAGGPPKKPKSVFREWGDAILFAVVAATLIRWATFEAYTIPTPSMENSLLVGDYLFVSKLHYGPRTPQTPLQVPLTHQTLWGTSLKSYSDAIQLPSYRLPGFSEIKHNDVVVFNVPFEAEHPADLRTNYIKRCIGLAGDVLEVKQGQVYINGQPAPNTPGMQSSYFLQVPQPNDDLLAAFRRLGVVNYDTPDGLPSPIQTQQYGLGYTVHMTQAAYDYFKQQPYVKGIVDLKTPASQPEEVFPNNPDSPYSQALANPPFPAWNKDNYGPLPIPKEGQTVQLTPQNSPIYQKIILRYEHNEGMSVDATTGQILQNGQPLKSYTFKQNYYFMMGDNRHNSLDSRFWGFVPEDHIVGKAVLIWLSVDPHASFLQKIRWNRLFNLVH
- the kdsA gene encoding 3-deoxy-8-phosphooctulonate synthase, which translates into the protein MINSLARALPHFRHTDSGQFFLMAGPCVIEGEDMALRIAEQVRTLCDRLQIPYIFKGSYRKANRSRLDSFTGIGDETALRILQKVGREIGVPTVTDIHESDEAALAAEYVDVLQIPAFLCRQTDLLVAAAQTGKVVNIKKGQFLSGESMQFAVDKVQQSGNEHVILTDRGNSFGYSDLVVDFRNLPAMRRFGVPVVMDVTHSLQQPNQGSGVTGGQPQLIETIAKAAIAVGADGLFIETHPTPATAKSDGANMLALDQLEALLVKLTRVREAVR
- the apaG gene encoding Co2+/Mg2+ efflux protein ApaG yields the protein MNTTTTQGVTVSVTTNYLPDYSSPGQEHYVFAYKIDIRNNSEFTVKLLRRHWYIYDANGVVREVEGEGVVGQQPVLEPGESHQYVSGCNLKSGLGKMRGSYQMERLMDGSEFAVEIPEFTLVVPYRLN